In Calditrichota bacterium, a single window of DNA contains:
- the der gene encoding ribosome biogenesis GTPase Der produces the protein MSLPIVAIVGRPNVGKSTLFNRIVGRREAIVDPTPGVTRDRKYAEAEWTGRRFLLVDTGGFVSGTDEPIHRAVMEQLARGIQEANLVVFLVDGRAGVTSEDEELAHMLRKSGKAILLVVNKIDTAAHEELCAEFFRLGLGTPFPISAALGRRTGELMDEIVQRLPEQLPQISPGEDTALHLAIVGRPNVGKSSLINAILGTPKLVVTEIPGTTRDAIDTEFSYKGQRLILIDTAGLRRKSRISEAVEYYSTQRALRAIRRADAVAVVIDASQGLFDQDKRILEQVVQHRKGVFLVANKWDLVPAGARTGVKFEQAVRDELRTLSYVPLLFVSAKTGHNVTQVLDVASAIDAERRKVVRTRELNQFLQEAVTQHAPAAYGTREVKIRFCAQVNAAPPVFAFYCNHPRGIQPNYRTYLEKQLRQRFGFMGVPLTLSFRRK, from the coding sequence ATGAGCCTGCCAATCGTCGCCATAGTCGGCCGCCCGAATGTGGGCAAGTCCACTCTTTTCAATCGCATCGTAGGCCGCCGCGAGGCAATCGTCGACCCCACCCCTGGGGTAACTCGGGACCGCAAATACGCGGAGGCGGAATGGACCGGAAGGCGCTTCCTCCTCGTGGACACCGGCGGCTTTGTCAGTGGCACCGATGAGCCCATCCACCGCGCAGTCATGGAACAGCTGGCCCGCGGGATCCAGGAGGCAAACTTGGTGGTCTTCCTCGTCGACGGACGAGCTGGAGTGACCAGCGAAGACGAGGAGTTAGCACACATGCTGCGCAAGAGCGGCAAGGCCATCCTGCTGGTGGTGAACAAGATCGACACCGCCGCCCACGAGGAACTGTGCGCCGAATTCTTCCGCCTTGGGCTTGGCACCCCGTTTCCCATCTCTGCCGCGCTGGGCCGTCGCACAGGCGAGCTCATGGACGAGATCGTGCAAAGGTTGCCCGAACAGTTGCCGCAAATCTCCCCTGGCGAAGACACAGCCCTGCACTTGGCGATCGTTGGCCGGCCCAATGTCGGCAAATCCTCGCTCATCAATGCCATACTCGGCACGCCGAAGCTGGTGGTGACGGAAATCCCCGGCACAACCAGGGACGCCATCGACACCGAGTTCAGCTATAAGGGACAGCGGCTCATTCTCATCGATACCGCAGGCCTGCGCCGCAAGAGCCGCATCAGCGAGGCGGTGGAGTACTACAGCACGCAGCGCGCCTTGCGGGCCATTCGGCGAGCCGACGCCGTGGCAGTGGTCATCGACGCCAGCCAGGGCCTGTTCGATCAGGACAAGAGGATTCTCGAGCAAGTGGTGCAACACCGCAAAGGAGTGTTCTTAGTTGCCAACAAGTGGGACCTTGTCCCTGCCGGGGCACGCACCGGCGTCAAGTTCGAGCAGGCCGTCCGGGATGAACTCCGCACCCTCAGCTATGTGCCCCTCCTCTTTGTCTCCGCAAAAACCGGGCACAACGTCACGCAGGTTTTGGATGTGGCCTCAGCAATCGATGCGGAAAGGCGCAAGGTGGTACGCACGCGGGAGCTTAACCAGTTTCTTCAGGAGGCGGTCACCCAGCATGCCCCCGCAGCCTACGGTACCCGTGAAGTCAAAATAAGGTTCTGCGCCCAAGTGAATGCCGCGCCACCGGTGTTTGCGTTCTACTGCAACCACCCGCGTGGTATCCAACCCAACTATCGAACCTACTTGGAGAAACAGTTGCGCCAACGCTTTGGATTCATGGGAGTCCCACTCACCTTGTCGTTTCGCAGGAAGTAG
- a CDS encoding DUF512 domain-containing protein, producing the protein MRIVAVHSGGLGEKLGLRPGDRLISINGHPASDELDLFFWSAEGVRELEVERDGRRYGLRCGAASAQELGLDLEPMRVRTCGNACLFCFVDQNPPGMRPALYVKDEDYRLSFLHGNYVTLSNAGRRDLLRIAELRLSPLYVSVHATDREVRKKLLGLRQDDRLLEKLAFLAGAGITLHAQVVICPGYNDGLFLDQTIDTLLEFFPQMASVALVPVGLTRHREGLAPLAPVQPEDAALLVERYEQRAQELRNLFGSHFVYLADELYLMAGLDVPEAERYEDFPQVENGVGMVRRFLDQLQSDIHSLPRAVKSATRLTLVTGMLAAPVVKHACAQIAQRVANLRTDVVAVANRFYGDTVTVSGLLTGQDIFAALSSRDCGDLVLVPANCLNVDGLFLDDWTPEQLGQMLGVPVEVVDYERIAQMFAAPLLQERAA; encoded by the coding sequence ATGAGAATCGTTGCAGTCCACAGCGGCGGATTGGGGGAAAAGCTGGGGCTTCGTCCAGGGGACAGGCTCATTTCGATCAACGGCCACCCGGCAAGCGATGAGCTCGATCTTTTTTTCTGGTCAGCAGAGGGTGTGCGGGAGCTCGAGGTGGAGCGCGATGGCCGACGGTATGGACTCAGGTGTGGCGCAGCGTCAGCACAGGAGCTCGGCCTGGATCTGGAGCCGATGCGGGTGCGCACGTGCGGCAACGCGTGCCTCTTCTGCTTCGTCGACCAGAACCCACCGGGCATGCGGCCAGCGCTCTATGTGAAAGATGAAGACTATCGTCTCTCTTTCTTGCACGGCAACTACGTGACCCTGTCCAACGCCGGGCGCCGAGATCTCTTGCGCATCGCCGAACTGCGCCTCTCTCCTCTCTACGTCTCGGTACATGCCACCGACCGTGAGGTGCGGAAGAAACTCCTCGGCCTGCGCCAGGACGATCGCCTCCTGGAAAAACTTGCGTTTCTGGCCGGAGCCGGGATTACCCTGCACGCACAGGTAGTCATCTGCCCCGGCTACAACGACGGCCTCTTTTTGGACCAAACGATCGACACTCTCCTGGAATTCTTCCCGCAGATGGCCTCCGTGGCGCTTGTGCCCGTAGGACTGACCCGACACCGGGAGGGCTTGGCGCCCCTCGCTCCTGTGCAGCCTGAGGACGCAGCACTGCTGGTGGAACGCTATGAACAGCGCGCGCAAGAACTGCGGAACCTTTTCGGCAGTCATTTTGTCTACCTGGCAGACGAACTGTACTTGATGGCCGGCCTGGACGTGCCGGAGGCTGAGCGCTACGAAGACTTTCCCCAAGTGGAAAACGGCGTGGGCATGGTGCGAAGATTCCTTGATCAGCTGCAGAGCGACATACACAGCTTGCCGCGGGCGGTGAAGAGCGCCACTCGCCTTACCCTCGTCACGGGAATGCTGGCGGCGCCGGTCGTGAAGCACGCCTGCGCCCAGATCGCCCAGAGGGTGGCCAACTTGCGCACGGACGTGGTGGCGGTCGCCAATCGCTTCTACGGCGACACGGTTACCGTGAGTGGGCTCCTCACCGGCCAGGACATCTTTGCAGCTCTGAGTAGTCGGGATTGCGGCGATTTGGTACTGGTGCCTGCAAACTGCCTCAACGTCGACGGGCTGTTCCTTGACGATTGGACGCCGGAGCAACTTGGGCAGATGCTGGGAGTGCCGGTGGAAGTAGTCGACTATGAGCGCATTGCGCAGATGTTCGCAGCCCCTCTGCTGCAGGAGCGCGCGGCATGA
- a CDS encoding alcohol dehydrogenase catalytic domain-containing protein gives MKALVMERSLRLTELERPQPDEGEALVRVLRAGICNTDIEIVRGYMGFEGVLGHEFVGVVEQCADARWLNKRVVAEINVACGKCRFCTRGLARHCLNRTVLGIQGRSGVFAEHVAIPRANLIEVPPAISDVEAVFIEPLAASVEILEQVHIGPEDRVVIIGDGKLSALIAQVLRLTGCALIVVGKHQAKLGLFSQIGIPTALRNNLPKRSYSVVVEASGSPSGLELALHLVEPRGTVILKSTYNERPAIDVSRIVVDEITLVGSRCGPFPAAIRLLQQKLVEVAPFVTRTFPFSEALEAFAFAQEEQAFKVLLDMSG, from the coding sequence ATGAAGGCTCTGGTCATGGAGAGATCGCTCCGTCTGACGGAGCTGGAACGCCCCCAGCCCGACGAAGGGGAAGCGCTGGTACGGGTGCTCCGCGCGGGCATTTGCAACACAGATATCGAAATCGTCCGCGGGTACATGGGTTTCGAGGGGGTGCTGGGGCATGAGTTCGTCGGCGTGGTGGAACAGTGTGCAGACGCGCGTTGGCTCAACAAGCGCGTCGTTGCCGAGATCAACGTCGCCTGCGGCAAGTGCCGCTTCTGCACGCGGGGGTTAGCGCGCCATTGCCTGAACCGGACAGTGCTGGGCATCCAGGGTCGGAGTGGTGTGTTCGCCGAGCACGTCGCCATTCCGAGGGCAAACCTTATTGAAGTGCCGCCCGCTATCTCGGATGTGGAAGCTGTCTTCATCGAGCCGTTGGCGGCCAGCGTCGAGATTCTCGAGCAGGTACACATCGGCCCCGAGGATCGGGTAGTCATTATCGGCGACGGGAAGCTGTCGGCGCTCATTGCTCAGGTGCTCAGGCTTACTGGCTGCGCGCTGATTGTGGTGGGCAAGCACCAAGCGAAGCTGGGCCTATTCTCGCAGATAGGTATCCCCACTGCGCTGCGGAACAATTTGCCAAAGCGGTCGTACTCCGTGGTTGTGGAGGCATCGGGGTCACCCAGCGGCTTAGAGTTGGCCCTCCATCTTGTGGAGCCCAGAGGGACCGTCATTCTGAAGAGCACCTATAACGAGCGCCCTGCTATCGACGTTTCGCGCATTGTCGTCGACGAGATCACCCTTGTGGGTTCCCGATGCGGTCCTTTTCCGGCCGCCATCCGCTTACTGCAGCAAAAGCTCGTGGAAGTGGCACCGTTCGTCACAAGGACTTTTCCGTTCAGCGAGGCACTGGAGGCATTTGCCTTTGCCCAGGAGGAACAGGCCTTCAAGGTGCTGCTCGACATGTCTGGCTGA